AGCATAAAGCAAATTTGCTCTACCTCTATaagggttgcaagccacctatccaacaattttaGTTGCTAAGATCACTAGACACACAATGTCTATGttactacaagctacactagtgaactaaacTACACAAGGCAAAACTAGCAattaatactaattacactatttTGAAAGAATGAAAGTAGAGCAGatgtgatctttataccactgtGTAGACACaagtgaaccaatcaataagatGTAGACCAATCTCCAGGAGAAATCCAATCGATCACAAGAGATGGACataaatttttctcccgaggttcacgtgcttgctgtCATGCTAGTctctgttgtgtcgaccaacacctcgtggttcggcggctaattgGGGATCCACACCCAAGCTCTCTAAGAGCACCGCAAGAACCTTccgcaagtgaggtagctcaatgacatgagAAATTTACTAGagttgcctttggcactccgctGGGAAAggcacaagacccctcacaatcaccagaagatggccacgaacaatcatcgactcgtgccaatgctccgctgctccaagccgtctaggtagaCGTAACCACtaggagtaacaagaaaaccgcagctcaAACGAtttccaagtgccactagatgcaatcactcaagcaaatacacTTAGAACCACTcttaatctcacaaagatggttaatctatgaggaagatgagtgagaggtgtttgcttaggctcacaagaatATCAAGTATGTCAAACTGCCAAGAGAGATGTCCTTGAGCCGACCAACTAGTATTTATAAGCATCCCCAATGAATAGAGTCGTTATGCTCTGGGAGCTGCCTCTGTTGGGGGCGTCGGACGCTCCGACGCTGCCCTGACAGCGACCCTTGATCACGCCATGTGTCCTCAGTTAAAAGTGAGTCGTTGATCTCCAACGATCACTTAAACATTGAAGTTCATAGTAAACCGGCATCGGACGCGTCAAGTGCTACGCACAGGACGCTACTCAGGAAGGTCTATAAACTCACAGAGTCATCGGACACGTCCGATGGTTGGCCACCGAACGCTATCAGCGTCCGACATGCACAACTCAGAAACCCTAGCTCCCGGCGAAGGCTGACGTCACACTGCACCGGATGCGAGAACAGTACTCGGCTGGTGTCCGACGCGCACTCCTTGGACGCTCCGACGCACTGCTCAAAAATGTGTCACTCGACCACAATGCACCGAACGTTGGGCCAGCGTCCAACGCATCCtccgccagcgtccggtgacactcccgtgacttctctgaAACTTTTTTctagcgcaatagaaaatatgcatgaCCGGTAGCTAGGAGCCTGTGGTGCCCTGGGACGGGTGACGAGTACGGCAGCAAGTTCATCCAATATCGGGTCGACCAAGACAAGCAAAGCGGGGGCACTAGCATGCTCACAGAGCGCCTCCACTTGAGGGTCAGGCTTGAGGAAGCAAGTTGAAGCACTGGCAACATCGGTGGAGGCGGGTGACTCATCCCCGGTGATGATCGCAGTTGGCTTACTACCAAAACAGCGGCGTTCGCTACGGCGATGGGTCGCCGCGGGACCCCCCCCTGACCCCATCTTCGTCCCATGTGCAGTTGGTGTACTACTGAGGGACGCTTGCTGGGAGGGTGGACGGTGGCTGGCACGAGCGTGGCGAGGCCGCCACCGCCATTTAGTGTTGCCTTGGGCCAACAACAGTCCCTAGCAAGGTGGCCAAGGCCACAATAGCGTAGACAACTGAGGTACCTAGCAAGTCGCCACGCGGCGCGAAAGGGAGAGGCAGTTGAAGCATCTGCCGTGGAAATGTGCAGGAATCTTCTGAGCTTGCATGCGTGGGAGTCATGGTGAGGTTCAACCGAGGCTGATGCAGATCTTCCTCCTGCCGGGATAGAATCTCACGCCACGCATCGGTGCTGGGGGCAGAAACCCGCCTCCGCACGCCAAGGCGCTGGCGGGCGGGTGCCTGACCGTCCATTGGCCAGGCTAGCAGACCGTGCACCAGTTAGAGGCGCGGCCGACTGCGCCTCCTTTGCTGTTGCGCATGCATGTGCCCGGTGTCCACCCCGCAGCGCCCTAGAGCCGTTGCCGGACGAATTTGGGCGCGCACGGGGGACGCAACGATCGGCCATGCCGGTCGATGAGCAGCCTCTAGGTCAGTTGAGGGACGTTCACCGTGAGACTCGTCGTTGCCATTGTCAGTCTGCTTCGTGCGCCCACCCGGGGATGGGAAGAATGGGTCCACGGAATGAGATAGCGCGATCGCGTCGGGCAGTGGCGTCAATGGCCGGTGAGGCGCCCTAGGGGTCGCTGCGGTGGCGGGCTCCGGTGGCAGAGGCGCGCTAGACCTGGCACCCGTGGACGGCTACGTGGAGAGCAGTGGACAGGACTTGTATAAATTTTGGCCCATAACAGAGGCCCGTCTCATGGGCATCAGTGGCGAATCTAGGATTTTGTCTAAGGGTATGCCGCCAAAAAATTTCATATAGAACTTGGTAAATCTATTTCAACAATTCAGTAATAATTATAAAATTGACAACATAATTCGGTATATATGCACTATATAACACAATAAGGCTTAAATTCATGGATTAATTGAAACCATGCACTTAGTATAAATAGTTCAAAAGTCACAATGATAATTGAAATATTGGCTAAAGAGAATCAGAGACTTACAATGCTATTTTCTGACAATTTTATTCGATGCTTTCGAAGGGACATAAATGTCTTGATTATATCACCTTCCTCAACTTCAAAGAAAATATCTCGCTCAATGAAAATGACTAGACAATCATCCAAAAGACTATCTCCCATTTTATTTCTTAACTTTGTTTTCGCTAAAAGAATTGCGGAACCGTTGGCAGTGAAGATGgttgtggcggtggcggtggcggtggcggtggcataGGGTTTGCAATTTCCTCAATTTTCTCATGAGTTTGCTCTTTGACCAAAGGTTCAACCGGATTCAGGGGAATGATTAGAAGCAGCAGCAGACGCCTTTTTGGTTTCATGCTTTTGAAAAAGAGATGCAATATTCGAGTTTCTCTTCGTAACTACGTACATAAATATTAAACAAtttgttatttgtgatgttagcAAATAGCTAtaaaattagataataattttctaaaaaaaacgaAGAACATAGGATTAAATTTTACCTAAGAAAAATAGCCGTGACTGGATAGTCGTGCAAATTATGCAAACTGTAGATATACGAGATCGGAGAAGGGAAGGTAGCAAGGCATAGGCCAGAGGGCGCCGGCCACCAGGACCAGGGCGTCACCGTCCGGCGTCCCTCACGCCTCACcgcgtcggagtcggagtccgcgTCGGCGGCGGGGGCGTGAGTACGTGACTCCTCAGCCCCGAtgaaggccgtgtttagtttctgatggaaaaaatttcacgacactataacactttcgtttatttgtgttaattattgtccaattatggactaattaggttaaaaaaaattatcttgtcaattttgaccaaactgtgtaattagtatttatttttatctatatttaagactttatgtatatgtctaaagattcgatgtgacggagaaattttgaaaaaatttggatttttgggtggaagtaaacatggCCGAAATGAACGGATCCTGATTATATAGAACTATAAAAGTGGAGTATCGTGTTGGCGTGTATGTACTTGCGGCGTGGGCTGCTTCTTGCCTTTTTGGGCCTTCTAACTTGCCGCTTCCGTGATGGCCTAATCAGGTtaatttgttttcttttttctttataCATACAGATGTGTATAATACCTATATTCTATTGGTCAGGTGCCGGTTAGACAGGGTATGCCGGTGCATACCCGGCATACCCTGTGGCTCCGCCTCCAATGTGAAGCAGTTGCACGCACACACTTTCAAAAGCGACACAACCCAAGACGTGCAACGAAATTATCCCAGACAATCGAACAAGTGATCAGTGCTGCACTGAGCAACTTCTTCTACACGTGCTCTTCGACAGGAAAGACATGCttctgcggcggcggcgcatcCCCGTCGCCGGCGACAACACCGCCGCTGGGCGGCGACTGAAGCTGCATGTAATCCAAGCACCGGCAGTAGTCCACCCTGAGGCACAGGTACGCCGTGACGACCCACACGGCGGCGATCGCCCAGCTGAACTGCAGGTTGGCCATCGCCACCGCCCTCCGCGCCGCCTCCTCCGTCACGCACGCCACTGCGCTCCGCATCGCGGCGCTCCCCTCCACCTCCACGCCGCCGCGGCAGCCGACCGGCACGAGCGCCGGCACCCACAGCGCGAAGCCCATGACCACGAACCACACGCCCTGGAGCAGCACCGACGCCGACCGAACCACCGCCACGGCGAAGCTCCTCGGCAGGACGGCGCTGGCGGCGGTGGTGACGACGGACGCCGCCACCACCAGCTGCAGCAGCCAGTGGTAGTGGCCCTCGAGGCCCGCGTGGTCCGCGGAGTGGAACCGGAGCAGGAACAGCTCCTGCCCGAACACCGACGCGGCGAGCGCGGTCACCACGttcccgacccccgcgccgccGGGCGTCGAGGTGGCGTCACTGCGCCGGGAGGAGACGTCGGCGGCGAGCGCCACCGACGCGTACACGGCGAGGTGGAGGTACATGGTGGCGTGCTCGAGGCTGTTCGGGTGGAGGCGGAGCGCGAGGATGGGGAGGTCGACGAGCTGGTCGGCGATGGCGAGCACGGAGAAGGAGAGCATGAGGTAGAGCTCCAGGTGCCTCAGgcccggcagcggcggcgacggGAACGGGAACCAGGTGGCGGAGCGGAAGCCGGAGGCGCCGTTGAGCTTGTAGCCCTTGACGGTGTTCAGCACGTGCCACACGCCGAGGATGGCGAAGGCCAGGCCGGGCAGGACGTGCCCTAGGAAGGTGCCCATGGCGTAAAACTTGGCTCGTACGTACGTACGACGTGCTTGTTGTCGCTTGGTGTTCGATCGTGCTCGTTTGCAGTGGCTTAAATAGATCATGGTGTCGGTCACTTGCATCGTTAATTAGCGATAACGTCGCCATTGTTATTACTAGGATTACTAGGATTGAAAGGACATGCATGTTAGGGACCGGCGCAGCATGCAGGAGACAGCAGGCTGGTTTGGACTCCACTTCAGGGGAAAGATGCACAGCCCGCCGGCCGGCTAGTGCTCGCTTGCATGGAAAAGATGAAAAAAAGCTGCAGACAGAAATACGGGTCAACTTCAGGCGTCGTTGTTTGTCCTGTATCTAGCCGAATCTTACAGCCATTTAGCCGCGTTCTCTCAGACCAAATCAGTCAGTACTTTCtatcatgacttatcagccaaacaaatAATTGCCAGCAAAGAAAATTGATGCATAAAATCAAAGATTTTTAATTTCTCATAACAGAGAGGAGGAAAAAACTTACCTCAAATAACCGAACACACTCAGATTCTTCCTGTTCCCAGTGCTTTGCTTCACCACATTGCTCCATCAAACTGTAAACTTGCCACGTGGACACA
This window of the Sorghum bicolor cultivar BTx623 chromosome 7, Sorghum_bicolor_NCBIv3, whole genome shotgun sequence genome carries:
- the LOC8080653 gene encoding uncharacterized protein LOC8080653, whose amino-acid sequence is MGTFLGHVLPGLAFAILGVWHVLNTVKGYKLNGASGFRSATWFPFPSPPLPGLRHLELYLMLSFSVLAIADQLVDLPILALRLHPNSLEHATMYLHLAVYASVALAADVSSRRSDATSTPGGAGVGNVVTALAASVFGQELFLLRFHSADHAGLEGHYHWLLQLVVAASVVTTAASAVLPRSFAVAVVRSASVLLQGVWFVVMGFALWVPALVPVGCRGGVEVEGSAAMRSAVACVTEEAARRAVAMANLQFSWAIAAVWVVTAYLCLRVDYCRCLDYMQLQSPPSGGVVAGDGDAPPPQKHVFPVEEHV